A region from the Chelmon rostratus isolate fCheRos1 chromosome 6, fCheRos1.pri, whole genome shotgun sequence genome encodes:
- the LOC121607633 gene encoding piggyBac transposable element-derived protein 4-like, with protein MKRSYNLAQALELIWSPVEEEIDEEEPAEEEEEVSEEENITENDEDYAPTDEEESSDEEEPADTENHFQSKNGNVVWSSIPPTDRRRMLGAERERSPRGPTRYAISRADSIKSTFHLFMSEEIEEVVLQMTNKEGRRVYGDKWDEMDKTQLEGYLGLLILAGVYKSSKESTFSPWHAQSGRAIFRATMPLKTFHILSRVIRFDDRDTRPTRRARDKLAAIREVWDKWLCRLPLMYNPGTDVTVDERLVPFRGRCAFKQYMPSKPGKYGIKIWVACDAQTSYAWNMQMYTGKPVDGQPEKNQGQRVVLEVTEGLRGHTITCDNFFTSYALGKELLKRKMAMVGTVRKNRPELPPVLLATREREKFSSQFVFTDTHALVSYCPKKRRNVLLMSTLHRDTAVSSMEDKKPQIVLDYNKNKGGVDNLDKVTSVYSCKRMTARWPLVVFYNMLDVSAYNSFILWREINPTWNQGKCHKRRLFLEELGRELVTPLINRRQVLPRTPASACLKQTDPSKDDPADEYEVDRWKSSFLIDTVKSAVYHLLSIVIHKYRIDQCNGCKTHHPSQRQHERLDVLEDDFYKGHFYHSSPPALFHPFSVC; from the exons ATGAAGAGGAGCTACAACTTAGCACAGGCTCTTGAGCTCATTTGGAGCCCTGTCGAGGAGGAGATAGATGAGGAAGaacctgcagaagaagaggaagaagtgtcagaggaagagaacatcactgaaaatgatgaagattATGCTCCAACTGACGAGGAGGAATCATCTGATGAAGAGGAACCTGCTGACACTGAAAATCATTTCCAAtccaaaaatggaaatgtagtCTGGTCCTCCATTCCTCCAACTGACCGAAGGCGTATGTTgggtgcagagagggagagaagtccCAGAGGGCCAACAAGGTATGCTATTTCTCGTGCTGATAGCATAAAGTCtacatttcacttgtttatgTCAGAAGAAATTGAAGAGGTGGTACTACAAATGACGAATAAGGAGGGGCGTCGTGTGTATGGTGACAAGTGGGACGAGATGGACAAAACTCAGCTAGAAGGATATTTGGGTCTTCTTATTCTTGCTGGCGTCTACAAGTCCAGTAAAGAGAGTACGTTTAGCCCATGGCATGCTCAATCTGGGAGGGCAATTTTTCGTGCCACCATGCCACTGAAGACATTTCACATCCTCTCAAGGGTAATTCGTTTTGATGATCGTGACACCAGACCAACACGCCGTGCAAGAGACAAACTTGCTGCCATCCGAGAGGTGTGGGATAAGTGGTTGTGTCGCCTGCCGCTCATGTACAATCCTGGTACTGATGTAACAGTGGATGAGCGCCTGGTCCCATTCAGAGGTCGCTGTGCTTTCAAGCAATACATGCCAAGTAAACCAGGAAAATACGGCATCAAAATCTGGGTAGCCTGCGATGCCCAGACCAGCTACGCCTGGAACATGCAAATGTACACAGGCAAACCTGTGGATGGCCAGCCGGAGAAAAATCAGGGCCAGCGGGTAGTTCTCGAGGTGACGGAGGGTCTTCGGGGACACACCATCACCTGCGATAACTTTTTCACCTCCTATGCCCTTGGCaaggagctgctgaagaggaagatggcCATGGTGGGAACAGTGAGGAAGAACAGACCAGAGCTTCCCCCTGTACTGCTGGCgacaagagagagggaaaagttcTCTTCCcagtttgtgtttactgacacGCATGCTCTGGTCTCCTACTGCCCCAAAAAGAGAAGGAATGTGCTTCTCATGAGCACTCTGCATCGGGACACTGCAGTTAGCTCCATGGAGGACAAAAAGCCCCAGATCGTCCTTGACTACAACAAGAACAAGGGGGGAGTCGACAACCTCGACAAG GTCACCAGTGTATACAGCTGCAAACGGATGACAGCCCGTTGGCCCCTGGTGGTTTTCTATAATATGCTTGACGTGTCTGCATACAACTCCTTCATCCTGTGGAGAGAGATCAACCCAACCTGGAATCAGGGGAAGTGCCACAAGAGGAGGCTGTTCCTCGAGGAGCTTGGGAGAGAACTTGTGACACCACTCATTAATCGACGCCAGGTACTTCCCCGCACACCAGCCTCTGCCTGCTTG AAACAAACGGACCCTAGTAAAGACGACCCTGCTGACGAGTACGAGGTTGACAGATGGAAGTCTTCATTTCTCATCGATACCGTCAAATCAGCAGTTTATCACCTCCTCAGCATAGTCATCCACAAATATCGTATCGACCAGTGCAACGGGTGTAAGACCCATCACCCCAGC